Proteins co-encoded in one Spirosoma endbachense genomic window:
- a CDS encoding C1 family peptidase, translating into MKENTSLKRYGVAVFVLAGLATLTAQAQDKPVRKYAGGMRLNRTRSLTVMTKAPLATRSFANLPAQVSYEQFCPSVGDQGKQETSVAFATAYYLRTIMEGKEKNLTQKPQIDDARFSPTFVYDKIRDPKDVNCQGGGTIEEALDVLKVDGVPKLRTLTYPLCNQAIPPTAAKEASQFRIGDYQQLFTEQTESAQKVLAVKKALAEGNPVVAGIGAPLSFEEARTVWEPAPNEKATDILYNQAICVIGYSDKQYGGAFRIVNSWNTGWGEKGFCWIPYTYFGKFVLNAFQVYEAVQEAGNRPGTVVLTSTSKGNKEAEIRPGDDLRRGSAELKLNDGSVMEVTRQATRDLKVVSDESAPTDIRPYRMAKAYDSGTRFKFYLNNSENAYVYALTTQKDGEIEKLFPADELTSPLLGPNTTIAYPSENSSIVMEKHKGNKADYLLILFAKRPLNMDGFIKTLDRKKGPLDKRVADVLGDQLVKQDQIRYRDNQVGFEVKPGVTGNVVPLIIELQYK; encoded by the coding sequence ATGAAAGAAAACACATCATTGAAACGATACGGGGTTGCCGTTTTCGTTCTGGCAGGACTGGCAACACTGACCGCTCAGGCACAGGATAAACCTGTACGTAAATATGCGGGAGGAATGCGCCTGAATCGAACGCGCTCGCTGACGGTCATGACCAAAGCTCCACTGGCAACGCGCAGTTTTGCAAACCTGCCCGCCCAGGTGTCTTACGAACAGTTCTGCCCGAGTGTTGGCGACCAGGGGAAACAGGAAACATCGGTTGCCTTTGCGACAGCCTATTACCTGCGGACAATCATGGAGGGAAAGGAAAAGAACCTCACCCAAAAGCCACAGATTGACGATGCCCGCTTTTCGCCGACCTTTGTTTACGATAAAATCCGGGACCCGAAAGACGTGAATTGCCAGGGAGGGGGTACCATCGAAGAAGCCCTGGACGTATTGAAAGTCGACGGTGTACCTAAGTTGCGCACGTTAACGTATCCGCTTTGTAATCAGGCCATTCCACCTACGGCGGCTAAAGAAGCCTCTCAATTCCGGATTGGTGATTATCAGCAGTTATTTACCGAACAGACCGAGTCGGCTCAGAAAGTACTGGCGGTAAAGAAAGCACTGGCCGAAGGCAATCCGGTTGTAGCCGGTATTGGTGCGCCTTTGTCGTTCGAAGAAGCCCGAACTGTTTGGGAACCAGCCCCCAACGAAAAAGCCACGGATATTCTGTATAACCAGGCTATCTGCGTAATCGGCTATAGTGATAAACAATATGGGGGTGCTTTCCGGATTGTCAATAGCTGGAATACCGGCTGGGGCGAAAAAGGGTTCTGCTGGATTCCCTATACGTACTTCGGGAAATTTGTGCTGAATGCGTTTCAGGTTTACGAAGCGGTTCAGGAAGCGGGTAATCGCCCTGGAACGGTAGTGCTGACGAGCACCAGCAAGGGGAATAAAGAAGCGGAAATCCGGCCGGGCGACGATCTGCGCCGAGGCTCCGCTGAGCTTAAGCTGAATGATGGTTCAGTTATGGAAGTAACCCGTCAGGCCACGCGCGACCTGAAAGTTGTCTCCGATGAGTCGGCTCCTACCGACATCCGACCCTATCGCATGGCTAAAGCCTACGATTCCGGAACCCGGTTCAAGTTCTATCTGAACAATTCTGAAAACGCCTATGTCTATGCCCTTACGACGCAAAAAGACGGTGAAATCGAAAAACTGTTTCCGGCTGACGAACTGACCAGCCCATTGCTGGGCCCCAACACAACCATCGCTTATCCGTCGGAAAACAGTTCGATCGTGATGGAAAAGCACAAGGGCAATAAGGCAGACTATCTCTTGATTCTGTTTGCCAAGCGCCCGCTAAATATGGACGGTTTCATCAAAACGCTTGATCGCAAAAAAGGTCCGCTCGATAAACGTGTGGCCGATGTGCTGGGCGACCAGCTGGTCAAACAGGACCAGATCCGCTATCGCGATAATCAGGTTGGGTTCGAGGTTAAGCCCGGCGTTACGGGCAATGTTGTTCCACTAATTATTGAATTACAATACAAGTAG
- a CDS encoding TerC family protein, which translates to MTDLFSAESIVSLLTLTFLEIVLGIDNIIFISIAANKLARQDQAKARNIGLALAMAFRLILLLGISFVISLSKPFTHIDAGWFKAAFTGQSLILFAGGLFLLYKATSEIHHKLEGGEHEETEGGAKGKSTVASVVTQIAITNIVFSIDSILTAIGLTQNVAIMMIAVVLSILIMMFFAGPVGKFVNDHPTIQMLGLAFLIMIGFMLVAEGAHLSEVVIFKQEVGTVPKGYLYFAIAFSLLVEFLNIRLRKKQDPIQLHGYEEEAHREGMI; encoded by the coding sequence ATGACCGATCTCTTCTCTGCCGAATCGATTGTCAGTTTACTGACCCTGACATTTCTGGAAATTGTCCTGGGAATCGATAACATCATTTTCATTTCTATTGCCGCCAACAAACTGGCTCGCCAGGATCAGGCTAAAGCGCGCAACATCGGATTAGCACTGGCAATGGCCTTCCGATTGATCTTACTGCTTGGCATTTCATTTGTGATCTCGCTCAGCAAGCCCTTTACCCACATTGATGCGGGTTGGTTCAAGGCTGCTTTCACGGGCCAGAGCCTGATTCTGTTTGCGGGTGGATTGTTTCTGTTGTATAAAGCGACTTCCGAAATTCACCACAAGCTGGAAGGGGGTGAGCACGAAGAAACCGAAGGGGGTGCCAAAGGGAAATCAACCGTGGCCAGTGTGGTCACTCAGATTGCCATTACCAATATTGTATTCTCGATCGATTCCATTCTGACAGCTATCGGTCTGACCCAAAATGTTGCGATCATGATGATTGCCGTGGTGCTTTCTATTCTGATCATGATGTTTTTTGCGGGGCCGGTCGGTAAGTTCGTCAACGACCATCCCACGATTCAGATGCTGGGGCTTGCATTCCTGATTATGATTGGCTTTATGCTCGTAGCTGAAGGTGCACACCTCTCCGAAGTCGTCATTTTCAAGCAGGAAGTTGGTACGGTGCCGAAAGGGTACCTCTATTTTGCGATCGCGTTCTCACTGCTAGTAGAATTCCTCAACATTCGTCTTCGGAAAAAGCAGGACCCTATTCAACTGCACGGCTACGAAGAAGAAGCGCATCGCGAGGGTATGATTTAA
- a CDS encoding ABC transporter ATP-binding protein: MVIRAEQLGKKYRKEWIFRRVDLTLTAGTSYTFVGPNGSGKSTLLQLLAGNLPATEGKLVYSRQDKIIDPDDWFRQVSIAAPYLELVEELSLDELLTFHQTFKPFKAGLTPELVAERLMLTHARHKEIKYFSSGMKQRVKLGLAFFSESPVVILDEPTSNLDRQGAAWYKEQVLQLTGPANHSPQLLLIGSNQPDEYDFCPNVLDVMQWK, from the coding sequence ATGGTAATCAGAGCTGAGCAGTTAGGGAAAAAATACCGGAAAGAGTGGATCTTTCGCCGGGTTGACCTAACCCTCACTGCCGGAACAAGTTACACATTCGTCGGGCCGAATGGCAGTGGAAAATCAACGCTATTACAACTACTTGCTGGCAACTTGCCCGCTACGGAGGGGAAACTGGTGTATAGCCGACAGGATAAGATAATTGACCCCGATGATTGGTTCCGACAGGTGAGTATTGCGGCTCCTTATCTCGAACTGGTTGAAGAACTTTCGCTTGATGAGTTATTGACCTTTCACCAGACGTTCAAGCCTTTTAAAGCCGGCCTTACGCCCGAGCTGGTTGCCGAACGGTTAATGCTGACTCATGCCCGCCATAAAGAGATCAAGTATTTTTCATCGGGTATGAAACAGCGGGTTAAACTCGGTCTGGCTTTTTTCTCTGAATCGCCGGTCGTTATTCTCGATGAACCAACGTCCAATCTGGATCGACAGGGCGCAGCCTGGTATAAAGAGCAGGTATTACAACTTACCGGACCAGCCAATCATTCTCCCCAGCTTCTGCTCATTGGCTCCAATCAACCAGATGAATATGATTTCTGTCCGAATGTTCTGGACGTCATGCAGTGGAAATGA
- a CDS encoding GPW/gp25 family protein, with protein MPADYYAIPPSFGALVKRQSLDKLPLDESVRQNIALYLSTRPGEYHFDSAYGCIIHNYEFQELNETPSKDQIKRSIEDYLRKFDKRIEPERVAIEVADVEEKIDGRNPRICRYVQIVVRCRLTQTREMLPEMKFRVVRYS; from the coding sequence ATGCCAGCCGACTACTACGCCATACCGCCCTCATTCGGTGCGCTGGTCAAACGCCAGTCACTCGACAAACTACCGCTCGACGAATCCGTGCGACAGAACATTGCACTCTACCTGTCGACCCGGCCCGGCGAGTATCACTTCGATTCGGCCTATGGTTGTATTATTCACAACTACGAATTTCAGGAACTCAACGAAACGCCCAGTAAAGACCAGATCAAACGCTCCATCGAAGACTACCTGCGTAAGTTCGATAAACGAATCGAGCCAGAGCGGGTAGCGATTGAAGTAGCTGACGTAGAAGAAAAAATAGATGGCCGTAATCCGCGTATCTGCCGCTATGTGCAGATCGTGGTTCGCTGCCGATTGACCCAAACCCGTGAAATGCTACCCGAAATGAAGTTTCGGGTAGTGCGTTATTCATAA
- a CDS encoding TssN family type VI secretion system protein, whose amino-acid sequence MKTDVILTVSLYVVMAILCLIGLFMRHSAKDVFTKKLLMYSVGALAIAAALGAAFARSESLVTVFYWLEGLALMLGIAHVLISRKLFLFQATGGFWSELLFTGAILFLIAGAFTGLFQGLQRSDRFLPALASGLLPFLLPLLFLYAYMAWLAIPPRIYRKWFYPIDRAVPLIELNDTVRLNFRVAKAPDVTELATYTVKAPIDRTLHDLFHYMIYSHNAEENPEQPILYYEQNHEGSLLGWVFYKESFGGISKQFLDPALTLTRNGIKANDVIIARSFVSTE is encoded by the coding sequence ATGAAAACAGACGTTATACTGACCGTTTCACTTTACGTCGTTATGGCGATCTTGTGCCTGATCGGCCTGTTCATGCGACATTCGGCGAAAGACGTGTTTACGAAAAAACTGCTGATGTATTCAGTAGGGGCACTTGCGATTGCTGCCGCTCTGGGCGCAGCTTTTGCCCGTTCAGAATCGCTCGTAACCGTATTCTACTGGCTCGAAGGTCTGGCCTTGATGCTGGGTATTGCTCATGTATTGATTTCCAGAAAGCTATTTCTGTTTCAGGCAACTGGTGGGTTCTGGTCAGAACTATTGTTTACGGGGGCCATCCTGTTTTTGATCGCAGGGGCATTTACCGGACTTTTTCAGGGCCTTCAACGATCTGACCGGTTTCTGCCCGCCCTGGCTTCGGGTCTGTTGCCGTTTTTGCTACCACTGCTATTTCTGTATGCTTACATGGCCTGGTTAGCCATTCCACCCAGAATTTATCGGAAGTGGTTCTATCCGATCGACCGGGCCGTACCGCTTATTGAGCTAAACGATACAGTTCGACTTAATTTCCGCGTAGCCAAAGCACCGGATGTTACAGAACTGGCCACTTACACCGTCAAAGCACCCATCGACCGAACACTCCATGATCTATTCCACTATATGATTTATTCGCACAACGCCGAAGAGAATCCGGAACAGCCCATTCTGTATTATGAGCAAAACCACGAAGGAAGCTTACTGGGATGGGTTTTTTATAAAGAGTCGTTTGGCGGTATTTCGAAACAGTTTCTGGATCCGGCACTAACGTTAACCCGTAATGGGATAAAAGCCAATGACGTTATTATCGCCCGGAGTTTTGTCAGTACTGAATAA
- the lpxA gene encoding acyl-ACP--UDP-N-acetylglucosamine O-acyltransferase — MIQPLAYIHPEAKIAQNVVIEPFAIIHKDVEIAEGTWIGSHAVINEGARIGRNCKIYPGAVISSTPQDLKFNNEYTRTFIGDNTTIREYATISRGTEEHWKTEIGANCLVMAYAHVAHDCRIGNHCLIINNVQMAGHVHMGDWAIIGGSSSVHQWVKIGAHAMISGGSLVRKDVPPFTKAAREPLSYTGINSIGLRRRGFDNDKINQIQEIYRYIYLRGLNNAEALTQIELELPPSDERDEIVNFIRSSERGIMKGPSTNGDRE, encoded by the coding sequence ATGATTCAACCATTAGCCTATATTCACCCTGAAGCGAAGATTGCGCAGAACGTGGTGATTGAGCCGTTTGCCATCATTCACAAAGACGTTGAAATTGCCGAAGGAACGTGGATTGGTTCGCACGCCGTTATTAACGAGGGAGCACGTATTGGTCGTAACTGTAAGATTTATCCGGGTGCTGTTATTTCATCAACACCACAGGATTTAAAATTCAATAACGAATACACCCGGACATTCATCGGTGATAATACAACCATTCGGGAGTATGCCACCATCAGCCGGGGTACCGAAGAGCACTGGAAAACCGAAATCGGTGCCAATTGTCTCGTCATGGCTTATGCACACGTAGCGCACGATTGCCGTATCGGAAATCATTGCCTGATTATTAACAACGTACAGATGGCCGGTCATGTCCATATGGGCGACTGGGCTATTATTGGCGGGTCAAGCTCGGTGCATCAGTGGGTTAAGATCGGCGCTCATGCCATGATTTCGGGCGGGTCGCTGGTTCGAAAAGATGTCCCGCCTTTCACAAAGGCAGCTCGTGAGCCACTCTCTTATACGGGAATCAATTCGATTGGGCTCCGTCGTCGTGGTTTCGATAACGACAAGATTAATCAGATTCAGGAAATTTACCGCTATATCTATCTGCGTGGGCTGAATAATGCTGAGGCTTTAACTCAGATTGAGCTGGAGTTACCACCGTCCGACGAGCGTGATGAAATTGTGAATTTTATCCGTAGTTCGGAACGAGGTATCATGAAAGGCCCCTCAACAAACGGAGATCGGGAGTAG
- a CDS encoding type VI secretion system baseplate subunit TssG, translating into MAQTTDIESLLNQAATRRLRFENIVNELLDDGLIAKDELVISPERTSAYNFERDIQEIRDRSNDQHEKLWQIGIPRDGFYDTLPERLFHRAKKRTKDEDEWAEIRQQEEKQEQESREFFLPFDSEFNHQRAAIARFETRTLAGDDELLVSELLKLVAPDAETFSLTNQQKLTLFLLISQAYQVVGNWELTAYYFSSFLQAPVQIRYGRQVVAVNRPAGSASSWQPNRLGDGRLGLDWVLPQPAMLDDGGLIRLTIGPLTDSQLHGFLPGGRGLKHVQLLAGYLFPVDADWRMDILTDAVNEAFMLSASGTAGRLGLTSTLS; encoded by the coding sequence ATGGCACAAACAACCGATATCGAATCATTACTGAATCAGGCGGCTACCCGGCGGCTACGATTCGAGAATATTGTGAACGAATTGCTGGACGATGGACTGATTGCCAAAGATGAACTGGTGATTAGCCCCGAACGAACATCGGCCTATAATTTTGAACGCGACATTCAGGAAATCCGTGACCGATCGAATGATCAGCACGAAAAGCTTTGGCAAATCGGGATTCCGCGCGACGGATTCTATGATACATTGCCGGAGCGGCTGTTTCATCGGGCAAAAAAGCGTACCAAAGACGAAGACGAATGGGCCGAAATACGGCAACAGGAAGAGAAGCAGGAGCAGGAATCGCGGGAGTTTTTTTTACCTTTCGATAGCGAGTTCAATCATCAGCGAGCAGCCATTGCCCGGTTTGAAACCCGAACGCTGGCTGGCGACGATGAATTACTCGTTTCCGAATTACTGAAGCTGGTAGCCCCCGATGCCGAAACGTTTTCACTGACTAATCAGCAGAAACTGACCCTATTTCTGCTGATTAGTCAGGCGTATCAGGTTGTAGGCAACTGGGAGTTGACTGCCTATTATTTCAGTAGTTTTTTACAGGCACCCGTTCAGATTCGGTATGGTCGGCAAGTGGTTGCCGTAAACAGACCAGCAGGCTCGGCAAGCAGCTGGCAACCGAATCGGCTGGGCGACGGTCGACTTGGGTTAGACTGGGTGTTGCCTCAACCAGCCATGCTGGACGATGGAGGCCTTATCCGGTTAACCATTGGCCCATTGACAGACAGCCAATTACATGGTTTTTTGCCGGGTGGCCGGGGTTTAAAGCATGTTCAGTTGCTGGCCGGGTATTTATTCCCGGTCGATGCCGACTGGCGAATGGATATACTGACCGACGCGGTAAACGAAGCCTTTATGCTCTCGGCAAGTGGAACTGCCGGACGGCTGGGTTTAACCTCAACGCTGAGTTAA
- a CDS encoding NADH-quinone oxidoreductase subunit N — MSLTDQLNDILRSLGGFGPMAWLSAAFCGLLITELILIRSTSRIKTRYWLAGLSITSILLAGVWTVLSPTRGFLFMHLLFVDNQAIYFQVVIALAGVFVLLYELLTTRPLHQPKEGLLPVEWYSILVAMTLGLFLMTVSVNLLSIYLSIELVSICSYLLTALTADRKASEGGIKYLLFGAVSSAVMLYGMSLLYGMTGTLDLTAETFGIELASQDAAVATVAILLTLAGLLFKLAGVPFHVWTPDAYEAAPVPVAAFFSVAPKAAAVLVLMRIVTTLPVGSSIAQTLTGTTIISLQTPLAVLALAGILIGNLSALRQTDAKRLLAYSTIAHAGFLLVGVVALTEAGFEAVLFYAGTYLFISLAAFFLIDLLARANGTDLTISQFAGLGPKFPLLSVALTVVMLALTGLPPTVGFTAKLLAFSALFDAYQHTSDNWLLALFVLGLLNALISLVYYLKIPFLLFFRPALASSEQPSAENVAKPAVWLAVGLVVPIIGLFLKPDWLLQFLTGW; from the coding sequence TTGTCTCTCACCGACCAGCTTAACGACATTCTGAGAAGTCTTGGCGGCTTCGGGCCTATGGCCTGGTTGTCGGCGGCTTTTTGTGGACTATTAATCACTGAACTTATTCTAATACGGTCAACGTCGCGGATTAAAACGCGATACTGGCTGGCTGGTCTAAGCATTACCTCGATCCTACTCGCTGGCGTATGGACGGTGCTATCGCCCACACGAGGTTTTTTGTTTATGCACCTGCTGTTTGTCGATAACCAGGCTATTTATTTCCAGGTAGTCATTGCCTTAGCGGGCGTATTTGTCCTACTGTATGAATTATTGACCACCCGGCCCCTACACCAGCCTAAAGAAGGTTTGCTCCCGGTAGAATGGTATTCGATTCTGGTGGCAATGACATTGGGGCTATTTCTAATGACCGTATCGGTAAACCTGCTCAGTATCTATCTGAGTATCGAACTGGTTTCCATTTGTTCCTACCTGCTCACTGCCCTCACCGCCGACCGGAAAGCGTCGGAGGGCGGCATTAAATACTTGCTATTCGGGGCTGTTAGCTCAGCTGTCATGCTATACGGTATGTCATTGCTTTATGGTATGACGGGAACCCTCGACCTTACGGCCGAAACGTTCGGTATCGAACTCGCCAGTCAGGATGCGGCCGTCGCTACCGTTGCCATCTTACTCACCCTGGCTGGCTTACTGTTTAAATTAGCTGGCGTTCCGTTTCACGTATGGACACCCGATGCTTATGAGGCAGCTCCCGTACCCGTAGCCGCGTTTTTCTCCGTTGCCCCCAAAGCAGCCGCTGTGCTGGTTCTAATGCGGATCGTAACGACCTTACCCGTTGGCTCATCGATAGCGCAAACACTGACCGGAACAACGATCATTTCTCTGCAAACACCACTGGCTGTGCTGGCGCTGGCCGGTATTCTGATCGGAAATCTATCGGCCCTTCGCCAGACAGATGCCAAGCGACTACTCGCCTATTCTACGATTGCCCATGCTGGCTTCCTGCTAGTAGGTGTTGTAGCCTTAACGGAAGCTGGATTTGAGGCCGTTCTGTTTTATGCCGGAACGTATCTGTTCATTTCACTGGCAGCTTTCTTTCTGATCGATTTGCTGGCTCGTGCCAATGGTACTGACCTAACCATTAGCCAGTTCGCGGGTCTTGGCCCGAAATTTCCGCTCTTGTCGGTTGCGCTGACGGTCGTTATGCTTGCGCTAACAGGATTGCCGCCAACCGTTGGCTTTACGGCAAAACTCCTGGCATTCTCGGCACTTTTCGATGCCTACCAGCATACCAGTGATAATTGGCTACTGGCACTTTTCGTACTGGGCTTGCTAAATGCGTTGATTTCGCTGGTTTATTACCTGAAAATCCCCTTTCTGCTCTTCTTCCGACCAGCCCTCGCTTCATCGGAGCAACCATCAGCCGAAAACGTAGCGAAACCGGCGGTCTGGCTGGCGGTGGGGCTGGTCGTGCCAATCATTGGGCTTTTCTTAAAGCCAGACTGGTTACTGCAATTTCTGACGGGATGGTAA
- a CDS encoding type VI secretion system baseplate subunit TssF, whose protein sequence is MTPQRQRSREAIRSEMIQEVARLWSYDESDMAVESFDPLVGMLLGAFATGIEGLHHELQNSRSRIVQRLATLLTPDVMTGPQPAHAIMRTHVIDPSFEVLPTHPFSCSVGGREIHFSAAGSFPLFNAKIKTVVVQNKIKEYGPSAKESFMNQILPGNQCWVGLTVDPDLDSFENLLLFFDWRNDPLRSVHLDQVADIRLYLGQTEINATPGLPESYLLSDNSLSSQLHEHTRRYYGRHFLSISSVSKKTDQPLSLAENRQKCPAELSQGLSAEESAKFFSQELVWLKLQFPESLSDDVTYRTQIDVNAFPVVNRKLCIDPHDLRPLFNVFPVRLEAQESFLEMIDLETNNGQKISQAQQITRDAQNQYVLRQGGITRFDERDGYDIVSYLITLLRDESAMFMALGRSELESEVEEIRKRLEKINTAIGEGNDQNTFLTVKTTEKTGRLTVKFWSTKGDLANRIPFGTKLSKDRSQIVFSDDETVLLTTSTGGKQRLKPDENLPAFRQALLTRGRVVTIEDIKAVCFAELGDKLSGVRVTKGLSTGAMKTQGLTRTIDVILMPNPAKPVTAEQWEDYCHRLKHLIEQQSFAAMPYRVMLKK, encoded by the coding sequence ATGACTCCGCAACGCCAACGATCTCGCGAGGCCATTCGCAGCGAAATGATTCAGGAAGTAGCCAGGCTCTGGAGCTATGATGAGTCTGATATGGCCGTCGAGAGCTTCGACCCGTTGGTCGGCATGCTGCTGGGTGCGTTTGCCACCGGGATCGAAGGGCTACACCACGAATTGCAGAACTCGCGCAGTCGCATCGTGCAACGGCTGGCCACCCTACTCACGCCCGATGTGATGACCGGCCCGCAACCGGCTCATGCGATCATGCGGACGCACGTCATCGACCCTTCGTTTGAGGTACTGCCGACACATCCTTTTTCGTGTAGTGTAGGTGGTCGGGAGATCCATTTTTCGGCGGCTGGATCGTTCCCGCTCTTCAACGCAAAAATCAAAACCGTTGTCGTTCAGAACAAAATCAAGGAATACGGTCCATCGGCTAAAGAATCGTTCATGAACCAGATTCTGCCCGGCAACCAATGCTGGGTAGGGTTGACCGTTGACCCCGATCTTGATTCGTTCGAAAATCTGCTCCTATTTTTCGACTGGCGTAACGACCCCCTTCGTTCCGTACACCTCGATCAGGTAGCCGACATCCGGCTGTATCTGGGCCAGACGGAGATTAACGCGACTCCTGGCTTACCCGAGAGTTATCTGCTCAGTGACAATTCTCTTTCCAGTCAGCTTCACGAGCATACCCGCCGGTATTATGGCCGACATTTCCTGTCGATCAGCAGTGTCTCAAAAAAAACGGACCAGCCGCTTTCGTTGGCCGAAAATCGCCAGAAATGTCCCGCAGAATTAAGTCAGGGCCTGTCTGCCGAAGAATCCGCTAAATTTTTCTCGCAGGAGTTAGTCTGGCTAAAATTGCAATTTCCGGAAAGCCTCTCCGACGACGTTACCTACCGAACACAAATTGACGTCAATGCCTTTCCGGTCGTGAATCGCAAACTCTGCATCGATCCGCACGACCTGCGCCCGTTGTTCAACGTTTTTCCGGTTCGACTTGAAGCGCAGGAGTCATTTCTGGAAATGATCGATCTCGAAACGAATAACGGGCAGAAAATCAGTCAGGCGCAACAAATTACCCGCGATGCCCAGAATCAGTATGTGCTGCGTCAGGGTGGTATTACACGCTTCGACGAACGAGATGGGTACGATATTGTGTCGTACCTGATTACCCTGTTGCGCGATGAAAGTGCCATGTTTATGGCCTTAGGGCGGAGTGAACTGGAAAGTGAGGTCGAGGAGATCAGGAAACGGCTCGAAAAAATCAACACCGCCATTGGCGAAGGGAATGATCAGAATACCTTTCTGACCGTAAAAACGACCGAAAAAACCGGACGGCTAACCGTGAAATTCTGGAGTACGAAAGGCGATCTGGCCAACCGGATTCCCTTCGGAACCAAACTTAGCAAAGATCGCAGCCAGATCGTTTTTTCGGACGACGAAACCGTATTATTGACCACCTCAACCGGCGGCAAACAACGGCTGAAACCGGACGAAAACCTACCCGCCTTCCGGCAGGCTTTGCTCACCAGAGGACGGGTCGTAACGATCGAAGATATAAAAGCCGTTTGCTTTGCTGAGCTCGGCGACAAGCTAAGTGGTGTTCGGGTGACCAAAGGGCTTTCAACCGGGGCCATGAAAACACAGGGATTAACGCGAACTATTGATGTGATCTTAATGCCTAATCCGGCCAAACCAGTAACGGCAGAGCAATGGGAGGATTATTGTCATCGCCTAAAACATCTTATTGAACAACAGTCGTTTGCAGCGATGCCTTACCGGGTTATGCTGAAAAAGTAA
- a CDS encoding PAAR domain-containing protein: MGQPAARVGDLHVCPMVTPGVPPIPHVGGPILPPGAITVLIGGQPAACVGDMCVCVGPPDSIILGSMTVLIGGKPAARMGDTTAHGGTITLGLPTVMIG, translated from the coding sequence ATGGGACAGCCAGCTGCCCGCGTGGGCGATTTGCACGTTTGCCCGATGGTTACACCGGGCGTTCCACCCATTCCGCACGTGGGGGGACCTATTTTACCTCCCGGTGCCATAACGGTTCTGATTGGTGGGCAACCAGCCGCCTGTGTGGGCGATATGTGTGTCTGCGTTGGCCCACCCGATAGCATTATCCTGGGTTCCATGACGGTCCTGATTGGCGGAAAGCCAGCCGCTCGAATGGGCGATACGACTGCTCACGGTGGCACGATTACGTTGGGGCTGCCAACGGTCATGATTGGCTGA